TGCAGCGGATGGCCGCTGACGTAAACGCCCAGCAATTCCTTCTCGAGGGCCAAGGCCTCGTCAGGGGCCAGCGGGGGAACGGTGGGCAATTTCGGTTTCGGGGCCTGAAAGGCGTTGTCACTCGAGGCTTCCGTCACCACAGCAAAGAGTGAGATCTGTCCGGAGGCCTTCTCCCGTTGCTGCCGCGCCGCCCGCTCCACGGCCTCATCCAAAGCCGCCAGCAACTGGGCGCGATGGGGACGTTCGGGCAATTCATCGAAGGCTCCTGCCTTGATCAGGGATTCGATACAGCGTTTGTTGACCGCTTTCATGTCGACTTCTTCGCAGAACTGATAGAAGTCGACAAACTCCCCCACCCGCTCGCGCGCCTCAAGAATCGACTCCACCGCCCCGGTCCCCACGTTTTTGATCGCGGCCATGCCAATCCGGATGCGGCCCTCCTTGATGGTGAAGTCCACTTCCGAGGCATTCACATTTGGCGGAGCCACATCGATACCCATCTGATGACAGTTATGGATGTAAAGCTGGACCTTTTCCTGCGTCCCCATCACGCTGGACAGCAGGGCGCACATGTATTCGATCGGGAAATGGGCCTTGAGATAGGCCGTCCGGAAGGTCACCACCGCATAAGCCGCCGAGTGGGACTTGTTGAACCCGTATTCGGCGAACTTGGCCAGGTTGTCGAACAGGGCTTCGGCCTTGTCGGACGGGTGGCCCTTTTCCGTGGCGCCGGCCAGGAAAATGCCCTTCTGCTTTTCCATTTCCTCGGGCTTCTTCTTGCCCATCGCGCGCCGCAGGAGATCGGCCTGGCCCAGCGAGTAACCGCTGTAGACCTGCGCAATCTGCATGACCTGCTCCTGGTAGATGCAGTTATGGACGTAGAGGCCATTGGCCACGAAGTTGTGAATGCCCTCGACGGTGATGTCGTAGACCCGCTCCCGCCCGGCCGGTGTGATAGTGGCAATCGACACCCAGCGCACCCGCGACAGGCGTTCCAGTTCAGAGGCCTCCCCAGCGGGCGCCACGCGGATGGCCGAACTCTCCGGGTCGAGTTCGCGGAAAAGCGCATCGAAGGCCCGCAACCCTCCCACCTGGAACCTGGTTTTGGCCTGGAACGCATAATCATCCAGCAGGTAGGTGGCCACGGGGGCTCCAATCAGGTCGCCAGGCCGCAGGTCCTGCAGTTCTCGCCACCCCTGGGCCGTCAAGAAGCGGTGGTCGGCAGTGGCCTTGATCTGGCGACCATCAACCGTCACCAGTTCCCAGACCGCCTTCACGCCCTGGTCGAAAAAGTGTGTGACCCGCGCGACACTCGGGGTGAGCGCATCATCCACTCCTTCGACCAGCATGTGATCCCGACCGCGAATCGCGTCGAGCCTGACGTGCTTGCCCGAAATGGCATCCCGGACCAGGGTGTCCCCGGTCAGGCAGGTCCCGTAGGTATCCTTGAGAATCGGCTCAAGACTGTCGTGCGGATAATCGATGGCCTCCCGCCCGTGTTTGCGATTGATGAAGCCGTCCACCATGCCCGATTGCAAGGGGCCCGGGCGATACAAGGCCAGCAGCGCGGCCAGGTCTTCAAACGTGCTCGGCTGAAGCTGAGCCACCAGCTTGCGCATGCCCTCCGATTCCAGCTGAAAGATGCCGACCGCATCCCCACTGCACAGCAGCTCATAGGTTTTGGGATCGTCCAGCGGCACGAGGGCCCAGTCGATATCCAGCCCCCGGAATTGCTTGATGAACTTGAGGGCCTTGGCAATCATCGTGAGATTGCGCAGCCCCAGAAAGTCCATCTTGAGCAGGCCCATCATTTCGAGGTATTTCTGCTCGTACTGGGTGGCGACGAACCCGCTGTCATCCTTGCCGGCCTTTTGGAGCGGCACCAGCGTGTCGAGCGGATCGCGCGAGATGACGACACCCGCAGCATGGATGCCGGTGTTGCGGACGTATCCTTCCAGCTTACGGGCCAGCGAAATCAGCTCGCCAACCTGCGGATCGGCCTTGGCTGCCCCATCCAGCTCGGTGCCCTGTTCCGTGGCCTTTTCCAGCGTGATGCCCAGTTCGGGGGGCACCAACTTGCAGAGACGGTTGGTCTCGGAGAAGGGAAACTCCAGGACACGCCCCGTGTCCTTGATGGCCGCTTTGGCGCCCAACGTCCCGAACGTCACAATCTGCGCCACCTTGTCGTGGCCATACTTGTCCTGGACGTATTTGATGACCTCGCCCCGACGTTCGATGCAAAAATCGACGTCAATGTCAGGCATGCTGACCCGCTCGGGATTCAAAAAACGCTCGAACAGCAAGTTGTATGGCAATGGATCCAGGTCGGTGATGCCCAGGCAGAATGCCACGATCGAGCCGGCGGCCGAACCGCGTCCAGGCCCCACCTCGATGCCGTTGGACTTGGCCCAGTGAATGAAGTCCCAGACGATCAGGAAGTAACCGGGGAAGCCCATCCGGGTCATCATGTCGAGTTCGTATTGCACCCGTTCACGAATGGTGGGCGTGAGATCCGGATAGCGCTTCTCTGCGCCCTGCCAGGTCAGGTGGGCGAGATAGCTGCTCTCGGTGAAGCCTTCCGGCAGCGGGTACTGAGGCAACTGCGGCCGCCCCAGTTCGATGATGAGATTGCACTTGCGCGCAATTTCGAGGGTATTTTCCACCGCCTCCGGCGCGTCGGCGAACAGGGCCCGCATCTCCCCGTCGCTTTTGATGTAAAACTGGTCGGTCTTGTAGAGCTTGTTGGGGTCTGAGAGGAGCTTGCCCGATTGGATGCAGACGAGCGCGTCGTGCGTCTTGTAGTCTTCGTGGCAGGTGTAGTGGGCATCATTCGAGGCCACCAGCTTGACGCCGAGTTCCTTGGAAAACTCCCGCAGCACCTTGTTGACCCGCGCTTGCTCGTCAAAACCATGGTCCTGGAGTTCGAAATAAAAATCGTCACCACGCAGCGATTTGAACCATTCGGCACGCGCGTAGGCGCCATCCACGTCGCCCGCCAGGATTTTTTGGGGAATCTCGGAGCCAAGACAACCCGATAGCAACACGAGGCCCTCGTGGTGAGCCTCCAGCAGTTCGTAGTCCACCCGCGGCTTGTAGTAATAACCCTCGAGATGGCTCTTGCTGACCATCTTCACCAGGTTTCGGTAACCCGTGCGGTCCTTGACCAGCGCAATCAGATGGAAGGTTCGATTGGGGCTTTGCTTGCCGTGACTGCTGCGATCACGGCGGTCTTTGCAGATGTAGAGTTCACAGCCAATGATCGGCTTGACCCCTTTTTTCTTGGCCTCGCAGTAAAACTCGAGGGCCCCGTACATCACGCCGTGGTCCGTCAGGGCGATCGCCGGCTGCTCCAGTTCCGCGACCCGTTTAACCAGCTTGGAGGTGCGATTGGCCCCATCCAGCAGGGAGTATTCCGAATGCACGTGAAGGTGAACGAACTTCCCCGCCACGACGCACCTCACTCTTCCATCGCTCGTCTCGTCGCGATGGGCCGCAGTCCGACTTCCTGAGGGCATGGTAGATCGGGCCTGGTTGGTTGTCTATGACTCACGCACGGTTCAATGAGCCGTCATCGCGCCGTTCCGTCGAAAGGCGAAGGGAAACGCGGCGCCATTGAGAAAAACAGAAGAACATGGAAAAAAACACGCAAGATTTCCTTAAGATGGGGTATAAGATTAATACCCGGTTAAACTGGTGACCTTTTCTTAATCATCTGACCGTCTGCAAGCGAGGCGTCCCATGCGCAACATGTTGTCTTTCGTCTGCCCTGAACTCGATACCACCTACCAGGATGCGTATCGCGAGCTGGCCCAACACCTGGAGATGAGCATCGATGAGACGATGGAGCGCTTTGCTCCGGACGATGCCGTGGCCGGTCTGCGGTATCACCGTCGGCAGGCCCGCCGTCGGGCGGTGTTCCAGGAACTCGCCACCGAACTGGGCGTGGACGCCACCACGGTCTTTGCGGCTTGCTCCGCGGATGGTGCGCAGATTCTCCTGGACGCCATCCGTGAGAAGCAATCGTCGGTGGCATTGAGCGCCTGCTAGACGCCCTTGCGAGGAAGCGAAGGGCAGCACGCCTCCGCAGTCCCCCGGTGATATCGCCAACGCCCTCGCGGGCCCGCCACTTCGTGGGAAGGAGCGGGCCTTTTCTTATGGGGGTGTGCGCCTCGCCGCAGCCAGGGCCTGGGCGCGTGCGGTAGACTGGGGGCCCGTCCCGTTTGCTCCCGAGATTGCGCCATGGCCGAGTTCAAGACTGCCCTTGCTGCCCCGACGCCTGCCCAGCGCCGCTCCGAGATCGCGTCGATTCTTTTCAAGCACGGGCTCGACACCCTGCTGTATCACCTCAGCCTGGTGGATTTTCTTCCTGCCACCTTGCGCGGCCGACTCTCGCGTTACGTCGTCACCGCGCGAAATCTGACGGACGAAGGCGATGAGGTCGAACTGCGGCTGCCGCTGCCGCAGGTGTTCCGGACCGTCCTGGAAGAACTTGGGCCCACTTTCGTCAAACTGGGCCAGGTGCTCTCCACCCGAGCCGACCTCTTACCGCCGGCCTACATCCAGGAACTCTCCAAACTCCAGGAGAAGGTCACGGCGATTGACTGGTCCCAGATGGAAGCCGTTCTGCTGGAAGAATGGAACGGAAAGATCAAGGAACGCAATCTGGGCGAGGCGGAGGTTTCTGCCGCGCGCGAGATTTTTCAGGAATTCGACCCGTTTCCCCTCGCAGCAGGCAGCATCGGGCAGGTTTACAAGGCGACCATCTATGACCCGGAGATCAAAAAGCCGCAACAGGTCATCGTGAAGTTGCAGCGACCGGGCGTGGAAGGTGTGGTCGAAGCGGACCTGGCGCTGCTGAAAGACTTCGCGCGCACGCTGAGCAAGAACTTCGAATGGGCGCGTTTTTACAACATCCAGGAGATTGTCGAGGAATTCGCGGGGGTGATTCGGGGGGAGATGGACTTTACCCGCGAGGGCACCAACACCGAGATCATCGGCGTTTCCCTCAAGAAGCACTATGCCAAGCAGGTGTCCACCCCGCGCGTGTTCTGGGACTATTCGGGACACCGCATGCTGACGCTCGAGTTTGTCGAAGGCGTGAAGATCTCGACCCTGTTCCCGGGTTACCAGCCGCCCCTGGGCAGTGCGCCCCCGTTAAGTTTGAGTGTCGAGCAGAAGAAGGTGCTGGCCCAGACCATCACGAACGTCTTCCTGCAACAAATTTTCGTTGACGGTTTCTTCCACGCGGATCCTCATCCCGGCAACCTGATGGTGCGCTGGGACTGGAAACTGAATCGCCCTGAAATCGTCATCATCGACTTCGGCATGGTGGGACGCCTCGACCCCCGCTCACGTGACCTGCTGATCGACTTCCTGCTGGCGATCGTCCAGTTCGATGCCGCACGCGCCACCGAACGCATCCTCGAGTATGGACAGCCAAGCCGCAACATCGATCGGCACGCCCTCGCCACGGAACTGGACCACCTGCTGCGCTCGGTGCTGGGCAAGCCCATCAAAGAGGTCGAGGTGGGTCAACTGCTGCAGCAGATCCTCAACCTGATGGTCCAGTATCGCGTGCGGATGCCGCCCAGTTTTCTGATGATGGCCCGCGTATTCGTCACGATTGAAGGCATCAATCGGCAACTGGATGAGGAGTACATGCTGATCAAGGTCGCGGAACCGTTCATCATGCAGACCCTGACAGACCAGTTCTTCGCGCAACTCAACCGACAGGAACTGGCCCGAACGGCCATCGATTGGCGCAACATTGCGGTGCGCACCCCTCGTCAACTCGACGATATCCTGACCCAGCTCAACGCAGGGCGACTGCGCTTCGAGCACAACCTACTGGGCACCGAACAACTGCAGCGCACCATCGCCGTGATCGGCAACAAGATCAGCTATTCGCTGCTGGTGGCCGCCATGATCATGGGCGCGGCCATCGTGATGCACGCGCCGACCACCTATCGTCTGCTGGGCTATCCGGTCCTCAGCCTGGCCATCTTTTCGGTATCGGCGTTGATGGCATTGTGGCTGCTGGTGTCGATCATGCGCTCAGGCACCCTGCGCCAGTAGCGTCCACCCCGTCTATCGCTTGCCGGCGGCCCGCCCCTTGGCGCTGCCCTTGCCCTTCTTGCCCTTGGCATCCTTCTTGCCGCCACCAAACAGCGACATGATGGCGGCCAGCAGCCCCCCCTTTTTCTGCTTTTCTTCGCCCGGCGCGATATAGTACTGGCGAACGATTTTATGGCGTTTGTCAATTTTGTAAGCCTGCTCGAGGGCCTTCTGAGCGGGGGTTTTCAACCCCTGCTGGATGTAGGCCAGCCCCAGGAAGGCATGGTAGTCAGCCACTGACGGGTCCAGCCGTGCCGCCTCCTTGTAGTGTTGAATGGCCTTGGCCCAGGACTTGTTCATGTGAGCGTTCTTGCCAAGGTCGAACTGGTTGATGGCCTGATTCTTGCGCGCCTCACTCAGGACGCCTTCATCCTCCCCGGAGGCCACACGCCCCCCGGACGCCCCACCTTTGGCACCCGGAGGCGGGCCTGCACTGGCAAAGCCGAGGCGACGAGCAAAATCGTATTCGGCTCGCTCTTCCTCATCCTTCAGAATGTTGTAGGCATTCGTGATCTTCCCGAACTGCACGGTGGCCTGATCACGTCGCTCTGGGTCATCCGGGAAGCGATCGGGGTGCAACTCGATGGCGAGTTTCTTGTAGGCCTTCTTGATCTCCTCCGGCGTGGCGCTCTCCTCCACGTTGAGAAGCTCGTAAAGGTCCTCCTCCCACAGTTCCAATCGACGTTCCTCGGGCTCAAGCCAACAGACGGCGAGCGGTGTCGATGCGGGTGGTGTAATCCGCAGCAAACAACTCGTCCGGGGGAATTTCCTGCACGGGGCGAATCTCCACCACCGGGCCCAGACAGCGAATCACGGTCTGCGTGACGGGATGATAGGCCCATTGAAACAGGGCTTCCGGACGCATCCGAGCCGCTTGCCCCCAATACCTCTGGGCTGCGTGATAATAGTCGATTCCATCCGAATCGTCGAGAGCGACGCAGCAATGGCCGGCCAGTTCGAACGCGATGCCGAGGCAGACCATCTCCCCGTTATCGACCCGGTCGAGCCCCCGGATGTTGCGAATCGCCTCCTCCACGAAGAGCAGGGCCCGACGCACCGCCGCGCGGCTGGTGCGCTGCCGCCCGGAGCTGTGATACAGGGCGCCGGCCCGCAGCAAGTCGTAGATCACCTGGTGGAACGACCCAAACCCGGGAAAGTGATAGTTCAACAGTTCGTCGCCCGTCAGGTCGAGCCCGAGGCGATGCTGGGCCAAAATCTCGAGGCACCGGGCTGCCGAGTAGTGCTGGCCCACCTGGACCAGGTGGTTGACCAGCCGGGCCACCTCCTTGTCGGAGGTGCGAATCGCGCGCAATACGGCGTCGCTGATGGCCTGGTGGCTCGACAGGTCGAGCGCGGGGCCATCGGCATCAGGCAACCATAGATTGAGAGGTTCTTCAGCGTCCAAGGCGTTCCTCACGCTTGCGATCCCAAGACCCCCGACCGTCGGCGCCGCGCCATGAGGTCCATCCCGCTCTTCTCATACCCAGTCGACTTGCCGCTTAGACGCGCCCGGACAAGCGAAAGATCCGGTTGATGTAGCTCACTTGCTCCCGGGTGAAGGGTTGACCCGCCTTCTGCTGGCGGGAGACGGTGCCCACGCCGGCGAGGTACGACGCCAGAACCAGTTCCCAACGCTGCGGATGCTGACGCCAGAACCCCGCTAGCCAGGCCAGGTAGCGCGCCGTGCCGTCGATATTTTCCTCGACGTCGAAGGGATCGCGCACGCCCATTTCGCGTGCCGTCGCGGGCATCAGTTGCCCGAGCCCCTGCGCGCCCACCGGGGAACGCGCCAGCGGGTTGAAGGCAGACTCGGTGGCAATCAAAGACACCAACAGATGGGTCGGCACCTTGTGCTGAGCCGCCCTCGCCACCATGGCCGAGGCCTGCCGCCTGGCCTCATCCGGTCGCAGGCCCGGATTGATGGTCAACGCGAAGGCCACCACGCGCTCGACCGGGACGGATCCCCGTTCCGGCTCGAAGGCAAATTCGACCCCGTCAGCCGGAGGCGCTGGTGAGTCCTCGTAGTGGGCCAGCCGCGGAAAACAACCGCCCAGCATCGGAACCAACAGCAAGGAAGCCAGCAAGACACGGGAACGCATACGGGGTATAGGATAGGGGCAAGTCGACAGACACTTGCGTAACCGCGATCACGGCGCCCCCCAGGCGCCTCAGCCCCGGTATTACCCCATGCTCGAAGCGCTCCGCCAGTTTCTTCAGAACAACCCCAAGGCGACCAACTTCCAGGTGGCTCAGGCGTTTTCATTGAGCCGTGACATGGCCAACCGCTACCTTGAATGGCTCGAAGACGCCGGGGACTGCATCCTGGATCGTCCCGCGGAGGTATGCACTGGCTGCGGGCCGAAACCCGAGACGGCGCCATCGGGAGGTGCCTGCGGCGTGAATGGCCCCGCAGCCCGCCTGAACGCGCTGGCAGAAAACGCGCGGCGGCGGCGCGACACGGTGGCGGGCTAAGGCACCCGTCCATACGGTCAAGGGGCACAACCGGCGACCAGCTGGACCTGCCAGCGTGGGTCATCCCACACCAGCGCAGACGGCAGTGGCCGGGGGGCTCCTCCAACCCCCACCAGACGCCGGACGACGGCGCCCTCGCGCCAGGCCAGCGTGCTGGAGCCGCCACCGTCCAGGGCCATGGCGGCCTGGCATTGCAAATGGCGCATCACGTCGGCCATTTGCCGCACCGTCAGGCCAGGCGCGGAGGCCACGGCCCAGATCATGCCACCGTCCGGGCGCAGCCCCAGCGCGGAGCGCGCCGCAGGCTGCTGGCTCTGAATGCCGTCACGCCAACCCGTCGGGCCACGGAAACGAAACGCCTCCTCGGCCAGTCCGAGTTCAGGAAGCAATTGTGGGCCCGCCTGCAAGGCGTGGACCCAACGGGTCGGGGCGTCAGCCCACGCGCGGATCAGCCAGGTTGTCCCTGTATCGAACCAGGCGACCCGACGCGTCAGCACCGCATCCAGTCGGCCCCGCAGATGCGGATTGCGGAGCAGAGCGCGATTGCGCTCTGGATGGGTCAACCAGTGACCGTCCGTCCCCACATGGGACACGGCCACCCCGTCCGAATGGTTGAAATAGCCGCCATTGATCGCCAGCACGCCGCCGACGCGCTTCAACCAATCAGGAAGCGAGGCCCCGGGCGTCGCCGCCACGGGGCGCACCTTGGCCCCAGGTGGCAGTCGCACCCACCAGACCCGAACGCCTGCGTGGCGACAGGTTTGTAACTGAACACGCGCCGTCAGAGGCTGCAGGACGGGAGGCATCCGAGTGGACGGAGTCGGCGGAGCGGGCTCGGCCCTGACCGGAAACGCGCACCACAGTAGCGAGGTCAGACCCAGAAGAGCGGCTTCAAGCCGCCGCCGAGGGGCGGCGGGAGGGAGGCTCACTGAACCTGTCGCCGCAGGGGCCGCGGAGTAGGTCACGGCGCGATCCAGCGTTCCAGGAAGCCCTCTGGGTCGGGGGCCTGGGCCACCTGGTCCCGAAAGAATGCAATCGTGCGACGAAGATCGCCGCCACACCTGGTGTGCGCCCGCTCAAACCGATCCAGGCGACGATAGTAGGTTCGGTAAGCCGACAACACGGCATTGTTGAAACGGCCCGCGGACACGTGGCGAAAGCCGTGCCCCTGCATCTTGACCGCGTAGGATTGCCGAAATCGCGCCTGCGCCCAGGCAAAGACGGCCTCCCGTTGGCGCAGTTTCTCGTCCCGAGGAATCGATGAGGCATACAACGCTTCGAGTCGCTGTGAGACCTCCTCCACGAACGCCGTGAAGGTGCGCGTGTCCGCCTGGGCGGCCCGCGCGGCCAGCCAGGCCTCCCGGCCCCCCGGCCCCAGCGAAGCAAAATAGGCCAAGGCCCCCTGATTCCCGACGAAGGTGGCAAAGCCCTCATTGAAGCTCGAACGCCCCGCGAGATACACGGTGGCATGCGTCGTCTCATGAATCACGATGTCTGCCAGGGTCGGTTCATCGCGCGCGAGCAAGGGGGAATAAATCGGGTCTGGTAGCCAGCCGAGCAGGCTGAAGGCTGCCACGCCCCGCACCGAGGTGTCATAGCCGGCCCCATCCATGCGCGCCTGCTCGTCGAGGGCGTCCTGCTTGCGAAAATACCCTTTATAGGGAACCTGCCCGACCACCGGGAACCACCACTGGTAGGCATCCAGACTGTCTTTCGGGGCGGCCGAAACCACGTAGGTGACGGCGTCTCGGTCGAGCGCCACAAAGCTCTCGAAATGATGAGTGCCGGCCAGACCGAGCTCCCGTTGCGCAAATTGCTTCACCTGGGCGACAAACTGAAGTTTCCGCCGCCACTCAACAGGCGTCTCGGGCCGAGCAAGGAGGGTCGCCACAGGTTCCCGGCGCCACAGCAATTCCGCCTGCCCCCAGCCCTGGCGCCACACATAACATCCTGGCAGCGCAAGCGTCAGCAGGCCCAGGCCCAAGGCGGCCAGCGTGCGCCACGCGCGAGACCGGCGGGCGCCCCCTGAAGGGCCCTCATTCCGTCGCCCCAACGAGGGGAGGAAACGCCGCATGGAGCCTCCTGACGTGCAAAGCGCCCCATGGTAGCATGGTCCGGCGACGGCCTGCGAGCCGCCCACCGGAGGCTTTCAATGACGACTGCGGCAAACATT
The sequence above is a segment of the Candidatus Sericytochromatia bacterium genome. Coding sequences within it:
- a CDS encoding phosphodiester glycosidase family protein, whose amino-acid sequence is MRLPPGAKVRPVAATPGASLPDWLKRVGGVLAINGGYFNHSDGVAVSHVGTDGHWLTHPERNRALLRNPHLRGRLDAVLTRRVAWFDTGTTWLIRAWADAPTRWVHALQAGPQLLPELGLAEEAFRFRGPTGWRDGIQSQQPAARSALGLRPDGGMIWAVASAPGLTVRQMADVMRHLQCQAAMALDGGGSSTLAWREGAVVRRLVGVGGAPRPLPSALVWDDPRWQVQLVAGCAP
- the dnaE gene encoding DNA polymerase III subunit alpha, producing MAGKFVHLHVHSEYSLLDGANRTSKLVKRVAELEQPAIALTDHGVMYGALEFYCEAKKKGVKPIIGCELYICKDRRDRSSHGKQSPNRTFHLIALVKDRTGYRNLVKMVSKSHLEGYYYKPRVDYELLEAHHEGLVLLSGCLGSEIPQKILAGDVDGAYARAEWFKSLRGDDFYFELQDHGFDEQARVNKVLREFSKELGVKLVASNDAHYTCHEDYKTHDALVCIQSGKLLSDPNKLYKTDQFYIKSDGEMRALFADAPEAVENTLEIARKCNLIIELGRPQLPQYPLPEGFTESSYLAHLTWQGAEKRYPDLTPTIRERVQYELDMMTRMGFPGYFLIVWDFIHWAKSNGIEVGPGRGSAAGSIVAFCLGITDLDPLPYNLLFERFLNPERVSMPDIDVDFCIERRGEVIKYVQDKYGHDKVAQIVTFGTLGAKAAIKDTGRVLEFPFSETNRLCKLVPPELGITLEKATEQGTELDGAAKADPQVGELISLARKLEGYVRNTGIHAAGVVISRDPLDTLVPLQKAGKDDSGFVATQYEQKYLEMMGLLKMDFLGLRNLTMIAKALKFIKQFRGLDIDWALVPLDDPKTYELLCSGDAVGIFQLESEGMRKLVAQLQPSTFEDLAALLALYRPGPLQSGMVDGFINRKHGREAIDYPHDSLEPILKDTYGTCLTGDTLVRDAISGKHVRLDAIRGRDHMLVEGVDDALTPSVARVTHFFDQGVKAVWELVTVDGRQIKATADHRFLTAQGWRELQDLRPGDLIGAPVATYLLDDYAFQAKTRFQVGGLRAFDALFRELDPESSAIRVAPAGEASELERLSRVRWVSIATITPAGRERVYDITVEGIHNFVANGLYVHNCIYQEQVMQIAQVYSGYSLGQADLLRRAMGKKKPEEMEKQKGIFLAGATEKGHPSDKAEALFDNLAKFAEYGFNKSHSAAYAVVTFRTAYLKAHFPIEYMCALLSSVMGTQEKVQLYIHNCHQMGIDVAPPNVNASEVDFTIKEGRIRIGMAAIKNVGTGAVESILEARERVGEFVDFYQFCEEVDMKAVNKRCIESLIKAGAFDELPERPHRAQLLAALDEAVERAARQQREKASGQISLFAVVTEASSDNAFQAPKPKLPTVPPLAPDEALALEKELLGVYVSGHPLQVFGSKLAMYSTHVLAEVEEVSDGAAVVVGGLLLATRKAVTKKGLTMMSGVLEDLTGSIEVVFFPECYEKHALLLRDDAKLLVKGKFSNRDDERKILAASIKPLAHLPILHLDLPEDVEGGGLLAMRNLVAAHPGDTPLVFHFPHRAEVVLAGEPFRVDPNEQLLFELKRMLGVPAVRLEQAEPMRELAVSS
- a CDS encoding winged helix-turn-helix domain-containing protein — encoded protein: MLEALRQFLQNNPKATNFQVAQAFSLSRDMANRYLEWLEDAGDCILDRPAEVCTGCGPKPETAPSGGACGVNGPAARLNALAENARRRRDTVAG
- a CDS encoding lytic transglycosylase domain-containing protein, whose amino-acid sequence is MRSRVLLASLLLVPMLGGCFPRLAHYEDSPAPPADGVEFAFEPERGSVPVERVVAFALTINPGLRPDEARRQASAMVARAAQHKVPTHLLVSLIATESAFNPLARSPVGAQGLGQLMPATAREMGVRDPFDVEENIDGTARYLAWLAGFWRQHPQRWELVLASYLAGVGTVSRQQKAGQPFTREQVSYINRIFRLSGRV
- a CDS encoding AarF/ABC1/UbiB kinase family protein; its protein translation is MAEFKTALAAPTPAQRRSEIASILFKHGLDTLLYHLSLVDFLPATLRGRLSRYVVTARNLTDEGDEVELRLPLPQVFRTVLEELGPTFVKLGQVLSTRADLLPPAYIQELSKLQEKVTAIDWSQMEAVLLEEWNGKIKERNLGEAEVSAAREIFQEFDPFPLAAGSIGQVYKATIYDPEIKKPQQVIVKLQRPGVEGVVEADLALLKDFARTLSKNFEWARFYNIQEIVEEFAGVIRGEMDFTREGTNTEIIGVSLKKHYAKQVSTPRVFWDYSGHRMLTLEFVEGVKISTLFPGYQPPLGSAPPLSLSVEQKKVLAQTITNVFLQQIFVDGFFHADPHPGNLMVRWDWKLNRPEIVIIDFGMVGRLDPRSRDLLIDFLLAIVQFDAARATERILEYGQPSRNIDRHALATELDHLLRSVLGKPIKEVEVGQLLQQILNLMVQYRVRMPPSFLMMARVFVTIEGINRQLDEEYMLIKVAEPFIMQTLTDQFFAQLNRQELARTAIDWRNIAVRTPRQLDDILTQLNAGRLRFEHNLLGTEQLQRTIAVIGNKISYSLLVAAMIMGAAIVMHAPTTYRLLGYPVLSLAIFSVSALMALWLLVSIMRSGTLRQ
- a CDS encoding aminopeptidase gives rise to the protein MRRFLPSLGRRNEGPSGGARRSRAWRTLAALGLGLLTLALPGCYVWRQGWGQAELLWRREPVATLLARPETPVEWRRKLQFVAQVKQFAQRELGLAGTHHFESFVALDRDAVTYVVSAAPKDSLDAYQWWFPVVGQVPYKGYFRKQDALDEQARMDGAGYDTSVRGVAAFSLLGWLPDPIYSPLLARDEPTLADIVIHETTHATVYLAGRSSFNEGFATFVGNQGALAYFASLGPGGREAWLAARAAQADTRTFTAFVEEVSQRLEALYASSIPRDEKLRQREAVFAWAQARFRQSYAVKMQGHGFRHVSAGRFNNAVLSAYRTYYRRLDRFERAHTRCGGDLRRTIAFFRDQVAQAPDPEGFLERWIAP
- a CDS encoding DnaJ domain-containing protein, yielding MELWEEDLYELLNVEESATPEEIKKAYKKLAIELHPDRFPDDPERRDQATVQFGKITNAYNILKDEEERAEYDFARRLGFASAGPPPGAKGGASGGRVASGEDEGVLSEARKNQAINQFDLGKNAHMNKSWAKAIQHYKEAARLDPSVADYHAFLGLAYIQQGLKTPAQKALEQAYKIDKRHKIVRQYYIAPGEEKQKKGGLLAAIMSLFGGGKKDAKGKKGKGSAKGRAAGKR